Proteins co-encoded in one Candidatus Pelagibacter sp. RS40 genomic window:
- the moaA gene encoding GTP 3',8-cyclase MoaA, with amino-acid sequence MELLKDKFGRKFPYIRLSITDVCNFKCGYCLPNGFKIDKSDNRTFLSLEEIKRLAKGLSELGVSKIRLTGGEPTIRKDFYDIVKVIKKSSGINKTVITTNGYKLDKFAEQLVESGLDGINISIDSLDKNKFHKITGHDRLNEILNGIEKLQKLNFKNIKINAVLLKGVNSSDKDFDRWSNYIKSNPVDFRYIELMQTGDNLDYFKKYHISSKVFTNFLIKNNWIIQTLGKDAGPSKNYINPEFKGKFGVIAPYSKDFCKSCNRLRITSRGDLRLCLFGNTGINIRHLIQRDDQTEELKDLILKQLNFKKESHYLELGETGLTNNLSVTGG; translated from the coding sequence ATGGAATTATTAAAAGACAAATTTGGCAGAAAATTTCCCTACATAAGATTATCCATAACAGATGTATGTAATTTTAAATGTGGCTATTGTTTACCTAATGGCTTCAAAATTGACAAAAGTGACAATAGAACTTTTTTAAGTTTAGAAGAAATTAAAAGATTGGCTAAAGGTTTATCTGAATTAGGAGTAAGCAAGATTAGATTAACTGGAGGAGAACCAACAATTAGAAAAGATTTTTATGATATTGTAAAAGTAATAAAAAAAAGTTCAGGAATAAATAAAACTGTAATCACTACTAATGGATATAAACTTGATAAATTTGCAGAACAGCTTGTAGAAAGTGGTTTAGATGGAATTAATATAAGTATTGATAGCTTAGATAAAAATAAGTTCCATAAAATTACAGGACATGATCGATTAAATGAAATTTTAAATGGGATTGAAAAACTACAAAAACTTAATTTTAAAAATATTAAAATTAACGCTGTTCTTTTAAAAGGGGTGAACAGTAGTGATAAGGATTTTGACAGGTGGTCTAATTACATAAAATCAAATCCAGTAGACTTTAGATATATAGAATTGATGCAAACAGGAGATAATCTAGATTATTTTAAAAAATACCATATATCATCAAAAGTATTCACTAACTTTTTAATCAAGAATAATTGGATAATACAAACTCTAGGTAAAGATGCTGGTCCATCTAAAAATTACATAAATCCAGAATTTAAAGGAAAATTTGGAGTTATCGCTCCTTATTCAAAAGATTTTTGTAAATCCTGCAATAGATTAAGAATTACATCTAGAGGAGACTTAAGATTGTGTTTGTTTGGAAACACTGGAATAAATATAAGACACTTAATTCAAAGAGATGATCAAACTGAAGAATTAAAGGATTTAATTTTGAAACAATTAAATTTTAAAAAAGAATCTCATTACTTAGAACTTGGTGAAACTGGTTTAACTAATAACCTATCAGTAACTGGCGGATAA
- a CDS encoding TspO/MBR family protein, which produces MLKNKFISLFLFLIVTFTASFTGGILTIKFKDPWYSLLKKPFFNPPDWIFAPVWTILYFLMALAIWNIWIKSNKLNLVYLYFIHLIFNTTWSIVFFGFKNIELALINLIVIILFIVILFLKYKDISRLSAYLMIPYFLWCTYALLLNFNLMILN; this is translated from the coding sequence ATGCTTAAAAATAAATTTATATCTTTATTTCTATTTTTAATTGTTACATTTACCGCATCTTTTACAGGAGGTATTTTAACAATTAAATTCAAAGATCCTTGGTATTCTCTATTAAAAAAACCATTTTTCAATCCACCAGATTGGATATTTGCACCAGTATGGACAATCTTGTATTTTTTAATGGCTCTAGCAATTTGGAACATTTGGATAAAAAGTAATAAGCTAAACCTAGTTTACTTATATTTTATTCATCTAATATTTAACACAACTTGGAGTATCGTTTTTTTTGGGTTTAAAAATATAGAACTAGCCCTAATAAATTTAATTGTGATAATTTTATTCATTGTAATTTTGTTTCTAAAATATAAAGATATTAGCAGGCTTAGTGCGTATTTAATGATACCTTATTTTTTGTGGTGTACTTATGCACTTTTGTTAAATTTTAATTTAATGATTTTAAATTAA
- a CDS encoding molybdopterin biosynthesis protein MoeD, with protein MKISVELFGVAREFSKTKYLEFNFSKSCKIIDIKKKLYEHVDNKFNGNLNYKEIIKSSAFCSDKDQVIKENQILNKNQIIGIIPPIGGG; from the coding sequence ATGAAAATATCTGTTGAGTTGTTTGGGGTTGCAAGAGAATTCAGCAAAACAAAGTACTTAGAATTTAATTTTTCAAAATCCTGTAAAATAATTGACATTAAAAAAAAACTTTATGAGCATGTTGATAATAAATTTAATGGAAATTTAAATTATAAAGAGATTATAAAAAGTTCGGCATTTTGTTCAGATAAAGATCAAGTAATAAAGGAGAACCAAATTTTGAATAAAAATCAAATAATTGGAATTATTCCTCCAATTGGAGGTGGTTAA
- the moaC gene encoding cyclic pyranopterin monophosphate synthase MoaC, which yields MKNLKIIKKNDLKDWAEELFQKNSYNMVDVSSKKETFRRALATGKIFVGEEVFSLIKSNQMPKGDPISLAEVSAILGVKKTSEIIPLCHPLSIDHISTKIILDEETYSLDVFCVVSTFSKTGVEMEAIMGVNSALITIYDLSKIVNPHLKISDVKLLIKEGGKKELWKNPDGLPVFLKEIFN from the coding sequence ATGAAAAATTTAAAAATAATTAAAAAAAATGATTTAAAAGATTGGGCTGAGGAATTGTTCCAAAAAAATTCATATAATATGGTGGATGTATCTTCAAAGAAAGAAACCTTCAGGAGAGCGCTCGCAACAGGGAAAATTTTTGTAGGTGAAGAAGTTTTTTCATTAATCAAATCAAATCAAATGCCTAAGGGAGATCCTATTTCTTTAGCAGAAGTATCAGCTATATTGGGTGTAAAGAAAACAAGCGAAATTATTCCATTATGCCACCCTCTTTCAATTGATCATATTTCGACAAAAATTATATTGGATGAAGAAACTTACTCACTTGACGTTTTTTGTGTTGTCTCAACATTTTCTAAAACTGGTGTAGAGATGGAGGCAATTATGGGAGTAAATAGTGCTTTAATAACTATTTATGATTTAAGCAAAATAGTAAATCCACATTTAAAAATTTCTGACGTAAAATTATTGATAAAAGAAGGTGGAAAAAAAGAATTATGGAAAAATCCAGATGGGTTACCAGTTTTTTTAAAAGAAATATTTAATTAA
- a CDS encoding DUF1365 domain-containing protein has product MFKNSKIYTGKVIHKRFKPKEHYFKYNVFSLLIDLNELEEINKYIKFFSYNKFNIISFYDKDHGDRDGSSIKLWVKKNLRNIGIMTEDISIKLLCYPRIFGYVFNPLSTYFIYNKHSELISIFYEVKNTFGEQHTYIFKAQDEKTVQNKCKKKFYVSPFIEMDCEYHFKTLNPREQLSVVINQNDKDGKLLFASQDGISKDFNNKNLILSYLTHPLMTFKIIGAIHYEAFKLWAKRIKLIAKKIKLKNNITIESK; this is encoded by the coding sequence ATGTTTAAGAATTCAAAAATTTATACTGGAAAAGTAATACATAAAAGATTCAAACCTAAAGAACATTATTTTAAATATAATGTATTTTCACTATTAATAGATTTAAATGAGCTGGAAGAAATTAACAAATATATAAAATTTTTTTCATACAATAAATTTAATATTATAAGTTTTTATGACAAAGATCACGGAGACAGAGATGGATCCTCAATAAAATTATGGGTTAAAAAAAATCTAAGGAATATTGGAATTATGACAGAGGATATAAGTATAAAATTGTTATGCTATCCAAGAATCTTTGGTTATGTATTTAACCCTTTAAGCACATATTTTATATATAATAAGCACTCAGAATTAATTTCTATTTTTTATGAGGTAAAAAATACTTTCGGTGAGCAACATACATATATTTTTAAAGCTCAAGATGAAAAAACAGTGCAAAATAAATGTAAAAAAAAATTTTATGTTTCGCCATTTATAGAGATGGATTGTGAGTACCATTTTAAAACACTTAATCCAAGAGAACAACTATCAGTAGTAATTAACCAGAATGATAAAGATGGTAAACTTTTGTTTGCCTCTCAAGATGGTATATCGAAGGATTTTAATAATAAAAATTTAATATTATCTTATTTAACTCACCCGTTAATGACTTTTAAGATCATTGGAGCTATTCATTATGAAGCATTTAAATTATGGGCAAAAAGAATAAAACTCATAGCAAAAAAGATTAAATTAAAAAATAATATTACAATTGAAAGTAAATGA
- a CDS encoding sulfite oxidase heme-binding subunit YedZ, translating to MIKIFKPTIFVLCLVPFIIIAYQILFNKLGAEPVKQVTHHTGEWTLRFILLSLAMTPLKNITKILIWIKYRRMLGLFAFFYGTLHLLTYIGFDYQFNLDPIIDDVLNKKFIFIGLAAWLLMLPLAITSNQKMMLILKQNWKKIHRLSYLIGIFAVLHFIWLSKTIFFEPLIYLIILITLLTLRLDIIKFLFKKKSVT from the coding sequence ATGATAAAAATTTTCAAACCCACAATCTTTGTATTGTGTTTAGTTCCTTTTATAATAATAGCATATCAAATTTTATTTAATAAACTTGGAGCAGAACCAGTAAAACAAGTAACTCATCATACAGGAGAGTGGACTTTAAGATTTATTTTGCTGTCTCTTGCAATGACGCCTCTTAAAAATATTACAAAAATTTTAATTTGGATAAAATATCGAAGGATGTTGGGATTATTTGCTTTTTTTTACGGAACTTTACATTTGCTTACTTACATTGGTTTTGATTATCAGTTTAATTTAGATCCGATTATTGATGATGTTTTAAATAAAAAATTTATTTTTATAGGATTGGCTGCATGGCTTTTGATGTTGCCTCTTGCTATTACCTCAAATCAAAAAATGATGCTTATCTTAAAACAAAACTGGAAAAAAATTCACAGGCTGTCGTATTTAATTGGTATTTTTGCTGTTCTACATTTTATCTGGTTATCTAAGACTATTTTTTTTGAGCCATTGATATATTTAATAATTCTAATAACTCTTTTAACCTTAAGATTAGATATTATTAAATTTTTATTTAAAAAAAAATCAGTTACTTGA
- a CDS encoding sulfite exporter TauE/SafE family protein, with amino-acid sequence MIILPILFFVTAIIYSSVGFGGGSTYLALLLLWGVPYSIFPIIALTCNIIVVSGNSINYIRSGNLNLRSLIPYLIGSIPFAFIGGSLNIEKDIFEIILFFVLGIAGILLLFNFRSYGNNSKAYKSLSIYFSIPIGIVLGFVSGLVGIGGGIFLSPILYLFRAANPKNITIMVSLFILINSVLGILGQITKSIEISEIENYIILLVAVLIGGQIGNFLNIKIFPTKILALITSLLVIFVALRIGYNFM; translated from the coding sequence ATGATTATATTACCTATTTTATTTTTTGTAACTGCTATAATATATTCAAGTGTAGGGTTTGGTGGTGGTTCTACTTATCTTGCATTGTTACTTCTTTGGGGAGTTCCATACTCTATCTTTCCCATAATAGCGTTAACCTGTAATATTATTGTAGTTTCAGGAAATTCAATTAATTATATAAGATCAGGAAATTTAAATTTAAGGTCACTTATTCCATATTTAATCGGATCTATTCCTTTTGCATTTATAGGAGGTTCTCTAAATATTGAAAAAGATATTTTTGAAATAATATTATTTTTTGTTTTAGGTATTGCGGGAATATTGTTGTTATTTAATTTTAGATCTTACGGAAATAACTCAAAAGCATATAAATCTTTATCTATCTATTTTTCAATTCCTATAGGTATAGTCTTAGGGTTTGTTTCTGGTTTAGTGGGTATTGGAGGAGGAATATTTTTAAGTCCTATATTATATTTATTTCGTGCAGCAAACCCAAAAAATATTACAATAATGGTATCTTTATTTATTTTAATAAATTCAGTTTTAGGAATTTTGGGTCAGATAACAAAAAGTATAGAAATTAGTGAAATCGAAAATTATATTATTTTATTAGTAGCTGTTTTAATTGGTGGTCAAATTGGTAATTTTTTAAATATAAAAATATTTCCGACAAAAATTCTTGCTTTAATTACATCATTGCTGGTTATTTTTGTTGCTTTAAGAATAGGATATAACTTTATGTAA
- the msrP gene encoding protein-methionine-sulfoxide reductase catalytic subunit MsrP yields the protein MKLNKFKSSEITPENFYINRRKFLKKMGIVSGTAFASQNIITSALSYTPETERKITPYKFATTYNNYYEFGTSKSDPHKNSKDFITKPWDIKIDGEVENEITLSVEEIKNMIPSEERIYRFRCVEGWSMVVPWLGFPLNKLLNKVKPTSKAKFVKFTSVYDPDQMKGQRFPVLNWPYKEGLRIDEAMHPLTIMVTGLYGKELPNQNGAPLRLIVPWKYGFKSAKAIVNIKFVEKMPTSSWMNASPKEYGFYSNVNPNVSHPRWSQATERVIGENIYSPRIKTVMFNGYGDEVAGLYDGMDLRKNF from the coding sequence ATGAAATTGAATAAATTTAAATCTTCGGAAATAACTCCTGAAAATTTTTATATAAATAGACGAAAATTCCTTAAGAAAATGGGTATTGTAAGTGGAACTGCTTTCGCTTCTCAAAATATAATTACATCTGCTTTATCTTACACACCTGAAACTGAGCGAAAAATAACTCCTTATAAATTTGCAACCACTTACAACAACTATTACGAATTTGGGACAAGTAAGTCTGATCCACATAAAAACTCTAAAGATTTTATAACAAAGCCATGGGATATTAAAATTGATGGCGAAGTTGAAAACGAAATTACTTTGTCAGTTGAGGAAATAAAAAACATGATCCCAAGTGAAGAAAGAATATACAGATTTAGATGTGTTGAAGGTTGGTCGATGGTAGTCCCATGGCTAGGTTTTCCACTTAACAAACTATTAAATAAAGTTAAGCCAACATCTAAGGCTAAATTTGTAAAATTTACATCTGTATATGATCCAGATCAAATGAAAGGACAAAGATTTCCAGTATTGAACTGGCCATATAAAGAAGGTTTGAGAATTGATGAGGCCATGCATCCATTAACAATAATGGTTACTGGTCTTTATGGAAAAGAACTACCAAATCAAAACGGTGCACCTTTAAGATTGATTGTGCCATGGAAATATGGATTTAAAAGCGCCAAGGCAATTGTTAATATAAAATTTGTTGAAAAAATGCCTACCTCATCTTGGATGAATGCTTCGCCAAAAGAATATGGTTTTTATTCTAATGTTAATCCTAATGTATCACACCCAAGATGGTCTCAAGCGACTGAAAGAGTAATTGGTGAGAATATATACTCACCAAGAATAAAAACAGTCATGTTTAATGGTTATGGAGACGAAGTTGCAGGTCTCTATGATGGAATGGATTTGAGAAAAAATTTTTAA
- a CDS encoding DUF1244 domain-containing protein has product MDEKINNELQSAAFNRLIEHLRERKDVQNIDLMNLAGFCRNCLSKWYREEAQKKGIEISDPEAREHVYGMPYTEWKEKYQK; this is encoded by the coding sequence ATGGATGAAAAAATTAACAATGAGTTACAATCTGCTGCATTTAATAGACTTATAGAACATTTAAGAGAGAGAAAAGATGTTCAAAACATTGATCTCATGAATCTTGCTGGATTTTGCAGAAATTGCCTTTCTAAATGGTACCGCGAAGAAGCTCAAAAAAAAGGAATTGAGATTTCAGATCCTGAAGCTAGAGAACATGTGTATGGTATGCCTTACACTGAATGGAAAGAGAAATACCAAAAGTAA
- a CDS encoding SAM-dependent methyltransferase, translating to MNLNNWSDKIVFSSLKLIKKGHLILTNYDDEKYLFGDPSQKLKVKIKINKPGLTYQIVKSGSTGLAEAYMRGDFETDDLTNLIELTAKNIKLVYKFSGLLDFSIFNKIKNFLLKNDKSRSKKNISKHYDLGNEFFSLWLDPTLTYSSAIFDQKDNDLEKAQINKYKKLVELIKPKSGNKILEIGCGWGGFAEYVGKNHDVKLDCITISKKQFEYASNRIFKNGLNEKINIQFKDYRDVKQKYNSIASIEMIEAVGQNYLENYFKTIKTNLVSEGSAAIQAITIDDNLFDRYKTKEDFIQKYIFPGGFLPSKKKLYDLSQNNGLAINQYNSYGLHYSNTLKIWRDEFFKKWEEISKQGFDNKFKRMWHFYLSYCEAGFKSKNIDLIQFSLQNR from the coding sequence ATGAATTTAAATAATTGGTCAGATAAAATTGTTTTTAGTTCACTTAAACTAATCAAGAAAGGACATCTAATTTTGACAAATTATGATGACGAGAAATATTTATTTGGTGATCCAAGTCAAAAACTTAAAGTAAAAATTAAAATAAACAAACCTGGATTAACTTATCAAATTGTTAAAAGTGGCAGCACAGGACTTGCAGAAGCTTACATGCGAGGTGATTTTGAGACAGATGATTTAACAAATTTAATTGAATTAACAGCTAAGAACATAAAACTAGTATACAAATTCTCAGGATTACTAGACTTTTCGATATTCAATAAAATAAAAAATTTTCTTTTAAAAAATGATAAATCAAGAAGTAAAAAAAATATTTCAAAACACTACGATTTGGGAAATGAATTTTTCTCTTTATGGCTTGATCCAACCTTAACTTATTCAAGCGCCATTTTTGATCAAAAGGACAATGATTTGGAGAAGGCACAAATTAATAAGTATAAAAAATTAGTTGAATTAATTAAACCAAAATCAGGAAATAAAATTTTAGAAATAGGATGTGGTTGGGGCGGTTTTGCAGAATATGTAGGCAAAAATCATGATGTAAAACTTGATTGTATTACAATTTCAAAAAAACAATTTGAGTATGCATCAAATCGAATATTTAAAAATGGTCTAAATGAAAAAATTAATATTCAATTTAAGGATTACAGAGATGTAAAACAAAAATATAATTCAATTGCATCAATAGAGATGATAGAGGCTGTTGGGCAAAATTATTTAGAAAATTATTTTAAAACAATAAAGACTAATCTCGTTAGTGAAGGAAGTGCAGCTATACAAGCTATAACAATAGATGATAATTTATTTGATAGATATAAAACTAAAGAAGATTTCATTCAAAAGTACATTTTTCCAGGCGGTTTCTTACCATCAAAAAAAAAATTATACGATTTGTCACAAAATAATGGTTTAGCTATCAATCAATATAATTCTTATGGACTACATTATTCGAATACACTTAAAATTTGGCGTGATGAATTTTTTAAAAAATGGGAGGAGATCTCTAAGCAAGGATTTGATAATAAATTTAAAAGAATGTGGCACTTTTATTTATCTTATTGTGAAGCAGGGTTTAAATCAAAAAATATAGATTTGATCCAATTCTCATTACAAAACAGATAA
- a CDS encoding molybdopterin synthase catalytic subunit, whose protein sequence is MLHVKIIDSSIEKIEISKAERFLKSEKFGAVIYFVGVVRDNNENKKVNGITYDAKDSMVIKSFEEIYNETEQKLGIKNKAVFIEHVKGHLKLSEKSILIGVACKHRDEAYRLSRFIIEEIKKRSPIWKKEHYENEDSKWLKGISITT, encoded by the coding sequence ATGCTCCATGTAAAAATTATAGATTCTTCAATTGAAAAAATTGAAATTTCCAAAGCAGAACGTTTTTTAAAATCAGAAAAATTTGGTGCAGTAATTTATTTTGTCGGAGTTGTTAGAGATAATAATGAAAATAAAAAGGTTAATGGAATTACATATGATGCAAAAGATTCAATGGTAATTAAAAGTTTTGAGGAAATTTATAATGAGACAGAGCAAAAACTGGGAATTAAAAACAAAGCTGTTTTTATTGAACATGTAAAGGGTCACCTCAAACTTTCTGAAAAAAGCATACTAATAGGAGTAGCTTGTAAGCACAGAGATGAGGCATATCGACTATCAAGATTTATTATTGAAGAAATAAAAAAAAGATCACCTATATGGAAAAAGGAACATTATGAAAATGAAGATAGTAAATGGCTTAAAGGTATTTCGATAACAACATGA
- a CDS encoding NAD(P)/FAD-dependent oxidoreductase produces the protein MDDVVVIGGGIIGAATAYFLSKEGRKVKVIERDPTYKTASFPLSLGGFRRQFFQKENILLGKFAKEFIFSIPELLKTEKNPNPTASMVPNGYLLMFGPEHAEEQYRALENHKACDAGTKNIKGSELTNIFPYINNEGIETATFTDNKSEGWIDPFLFHSALKSKAIDLGAEFIKGEVKSLSEINAKTIVSAAGCWTKELLEDIPVVPQKHTVFRVKCPKHIPEMPLTGDLTTGVYWRPEGKEYLAGSPISVFDADDLEPAWNDFEELVWPALAKRIPIFEELKLTGGWAGYYDCNKLDNNAVVGKHPKYENVYMASGFTGRGLMQAPGIGRALTELITTGSYQTIDISVFAVERVLQSNARPEPYVL, from the coding sequence ATGGATGATGTAGTTGTTATTGGCGGAGGTATTATTGGTGCTGCAACTGCTTATTTTTTATCTAAGGAAGGCAGAAAGGTAAAGGTCATTGAAAGAGACCCAACTTATAAAACTGCTTCTTTCCCTTTATCACTCGGAGGATTTAGAAGACAATTTTTTCAAAAAGAAAATATTTTATTAGGAAAATTTGCTAAAGAATTCATATTCAGTATACCCGAACTGTTAAAAACTGAAAAAAATCCAAATCCAACAGCAAGCATGGTACCAAATGGATATCTGCTTATGTTTGGTCCAGAACATGCCGAAGAACAATATAGAGCTCTCGAAAATCATAAAGCATGTGATGCAGGTACAAAAAATATTAAAGGATCAGAGCTTACTAATATATTTCCTTATATAAACAATGAAGGAATTGAAACAGCAACTTTTACAGATAATAAAAGCGAAGGGTGGATCGATCCTTTTCTTTTTCATAGCGCACTAAAGTCAAAGGCAATTGATCTTGGAGCAGAGTTTATCAAAGGGGAAGTAAAGTCTCTTTCTGAGATAAACGCCAAAACAATCGTTTCAGCCGCAGGGTGTTGGACAAAAGAATTATTAGAGGACATTCCAGTAGTTCCACAAAAACACACAGTTTTTAGAGTTAAATGTCCAAAACATATTCCAGAAATGCCATTAACAGGAGATCTTACAACAGGAGTTTATTGGCGACCTGAGGGAAAAGAATATCTAGCTGGATCACCAATATCAGTCTTTGATGCAGATGATCTAGAACCAGCTTGGAACGATTTTGAGGAATTAGTGTGGCCGGCTCTAGCTAAAAGAATTCCCATTTTTGAGGAATTAAAACTAACTGGCGGTTGGGCAGGGTATTATGATTGTAATAAATTAGATAATAATGCTGTGGTTGGAAAGCATCCAAAATACGAAAACGTTTACATGGCTTCAGGTTTTACCGGAAGAGGATTAATGCAAGCCCCAGGCATAGGAAGAGCTTTAACAGAATTAATTACAACAGGAAGTTATCAAACAATTGACATCAGCGTATTTGCTGTCGAGAGAGTTTTGCAAAGTAATGCAAGACCCGAGCCTTACGTATTATAA
- a CDS encoding molybdenum cofactor synthesis domain-containing protein: protein MRVNIALLTVTDTRTLKTDKSGNILVKKINKAGHNLVEREICKDSKKDIKKILKIWIKIKKIDVIITTGGTGLTGRDITPEAIDEIADKKIPGFGEIFRYISLSTVGTSSIQSRACAVLANGKYVFALPGSSGGVTDAWDKILVHQLNIKHKPCNFVELFPRLKEK from the coding sequence ATGAGAGTAAATATAGCACTATTAACAGTAACAGATACAAGAACTTTAAAAACAGACAAATCTGGAAATATTCTTGTAAAAAAAATAAATAAGGCTGGTCATAATTTAGTTGAGAGAGAAATTTGCAAAGATAGTAAAAAAGATATTAAAAAAATTTTAAAGATCTGGATAAAAATTAAAAAAATTGATGTAATTATTACAACTGGTGGAACAGGATTAACTGGAAGAGATATTACTCCAGAAGCAATTGATGAAATAGCAGATAAAAAAATACCAGGTTTTGGTGAAATATTTAGATACATAAGTCTATCTACGGTTGGCACGTCTTCTATACAATCAAGGGCATGTGCAGTACTTGCAAATGGAAAGTATGTATTTGCACTTCCAGGTTCTTCAGGAGGTGTAACAGACGCATGGGATAAAATTCTTGTTCATCAACTAAATATCAAACACAAACCATGTAATTTTGTGGAGTTATTTCCAAGATTAAAAGAGAAATAA
- a CDS encoding DUF3833 domain-containing protein, which yields MIIFSNIKSILLIIFFGLITSCSSNQSMKPQDFKDKKPRLVIEEYLSGNVKAWGILQNRSGKVTRQFSATLNGNWDGKKLILDEKFNWDDGEVQDRQWHITKLDEHNYEGTASDVVGKAKGYSYGPAFKFEYVLLVPVKGKEIKITFDDWIFMQDEKVAINRAKMTKFGFKVAELTVFFVKE from the coding sequence ATGATTATTTTTTCTAATATTAAATCAATTTTATTGATAATTTTTTTTGGATTGATTACAAGTTGTTCAAGTAATCAATCTATGAAACCTCAAGATTTTAAAGATAAAAAACCAAGACTTGTAATAGAAGAATATTTGTCAGGCAATGTAAAAGCATGGGGTATTCTTCAAAACAGATCAGGTAAAGTTACAAGACAATTTTCAGCAACTTTAAATGGAAATTGGGATGGGAAAAAACTTATATTAGATGAGAAATTTAATTGGGATGATGGTGAAGTACAAGATAGACAATGGCATATCACAAAACTAGACGAGCATAATTATGAAGGCACAGCCTCTGATGTGGTTGGAAAAGCAAAAGGATATTCTTATGGTCCTGCTTTTAAATTTGAATATGTTTTATTAGTCCCTGTAAAAGGAAAAGAGATAAAAATTACCTTTGATGATTGGATATTTATGCAAGATGAAAAAGTTGCAATCAACAGAGCAAAAATGACAAAATTCGGTTTTAAAGTTGCTGAACTAACTGTTTTTTTTGTTAAGGAATAA
- a CDS encoding SDR family NAD(P)-dependent oxidoreductase — MKKTIWITGGSTGIGKALAIKFANEGWNVAISARRENLLKELSEKFENIYDFNLDVTNKNDCKIIFDQILERFGGVDICFFSTGTWDPKKEKDIDVEQIENVFRVNFFGTVNSIKAVEQYYKDKKDGAIVIVSSIAGYRGLPNSTGYGPSKSALNNLAESLYFDFGRFNVRVSLVSPGFIKTPMTDKNDFKMPFLKTPEYAAEKIYDGLIKKNNFEIHFPKELTLTLKFFSILPYKIYFYLVKKLTKFQKK; from the coding sequence ATGAAAAAAACAATTTGGATCACTGGAGGTAGCACCGGAATTGGAAAAGCATTAGCCATTAAATTTGCTAATGAAGGATGGAATGTTGCTATATCTGCAAGACGTGAAAATTTACTAAAAGAATTATCAGAAAAGTTTGAAAATATTTATGATTTTAATTTAGATGTAACGAATAAAAATGATTGTAAAATTATTTTTGATCAAATTCTTGAAAGGTTTGGAGGAGTTGATATTTGTTTTTTTTCAACTGGAACATGGGATCCAAAAAAAGAAAAGGATATAGACGTTGAGCAAATTGAAAATGTATTTCGAGTAAACTTTTTTGGAACTGTTAATTCTATTAAAGCTGTTGAACAATATTACAAAGATAAGAAAGATGGTGCAATTGTAATTGTATCTTCTATTGCAGGCTACAGAGGTTTGCCTAATTCAACAGGGTATGGCCCGTCAAAGTCTGCTTTAAATAATCTTGCAGAAAGTCTTTATTTTGATTTTGGCAGATTTAATGTAAGAGTTTCCTTAGTTTCCCCTGGTTTTATTAAGACACCCATGACTGATAAAAATGATTTTAAAATGCCTTTTTTAAAAACTCCCGAGTATGCTGCAGAAAAAATTTATGATGGATTAATAAAGAAAAACAATTTTGAAATACATTTTCCAAAAGAATTAACTTTAACATTAAAATTTTTCAGTATTTTGCCGTACAAGATATATTTTTATCTTGTAAAAAAGCTTACTAAGTTTCAAAAAAAATAA